One genomic window of Sphingobacterium oryzagri includes the following:
- a CDS encoding SDR family oxidoreductase, producing the protein MKKSLSNKVALVTGGTKGIGRAIADKLSREGIDVIITARSEPQDNDLNHYFIKADHSKADVGQIILKEIQENFGKIDIIVNNAGANLTPGGGFNFINDEDWENEIQLNLMSAVRVNKALIPLMLKQKKGIIVNISMNPAIQPIWEMTMAYSASKAALNSYSKSLASELGPSGIRVNTVSPGLVKTPQMQSYVDSISKDSGVSPEEIIKNILDKLGNVPLGRPAEPSEIADLVSFLCSDESTYITGSIYQIDGGSLAVV; encoded by the coding sequence ATGAAAAAATCACTATCAAACAAGGTTGCGCTAGTAACCGGTGGTACCAAAGGAATTGGACGTGCAATTGCAGATAAGCTGTCTCGAGAAGGTATTGATGTAATAATTACAGCTCGCTCAGAACCTCAAGACAATGATCTTAACCATTATTTTATCAAAGCTGACCACTCAAAAGCGGATGTTGGACAAATTATTCTTAAGGAAATTCAAGAGAATTTTGGTAAAATAGACATTATAGTAAATAATGCGGGGGCCAACCTCACACCCGGCGGTGGGTTCAATTTCATTAATGATGAGGATTGGGAAAATGAAATACAACTAAACTTAATGTCAGCCGTGAGAGTCAACAAAGCTCTAATACCCCTCATGTTAAAACAAAAAAAAGGGATAATAGTGAATATTTCCATGAATCCCGCTATACAACCTATCTGGGAAATGACAATGGCATATTCTGCATCTAAGGCAGCGCTTAATTCATACAGCAAATCATTGGCTTCCGAATTGGGACCTTCAGGTATTAGAGTAAATACTGTTTCTCCAGGATTAGTTAAAACACCTCAAATGCAATCATACGTCGATTCAATAAGTAAGGATTCGGGCGTATCGCCTGAAGAAATCATTAAAAATATATTAGATAAACTTGGAAATGTACCATTAGGAAGACCCGCCGAACCTAGTGAAATCGCCGACTTAGTAAGTTTTCTTTGCTCGGATGAATCTACATACATTACTGGGTCAATCTATCAAATTGATGGAGGATCTCTAGCAGTAGTTTGA
- a CDS encoding AAA family ATPase, protein MAAAEQIKSLIKSYGNGDDTRFYATAMQIAASEAKKGHLALADEIKKLIDSAKAGKSKVTGIVKPLYEGGTQKELNDLLELVHPEVKLSNMILSSKTRKSLSKILNEQAKTELLRHHNLLPRKKLLFTGPPGSGKTMSASALASELGIPLFIIRLDGLISKYMGESIAKLRLIFNTMHKFRAIYLFDEFDSIGTTRTSVNEVGEIKRVLNSFLLQIEKDDSNSLIIAATNLPEFLDPALFRRFDDIIVYTLPEPPEIRELYSKRLNELNLCENFNLDRITKESIGLSYSDISRICEDLAKDVLVYGMDEISEDSFCESISHRRKPF, encoded by the coding sequence ATGGCTGCTGCAGAACAAATTAAAAGTTTAATTAAATCGTATGGAAACGGTGACGATACGCGTTTCTATGCTACCGCTATGCAAATTGCTGCGTCAGAAGCAAAAAAAGGACATCTTGCCCTAGCAGACGAAATAAAAAAACTTATTGATAGTGCTAAGGCTGGCAAATCCAAGGTCACTGGGATAGTTAAGCCGCTATACGAAGGAGGAACTCAAAAAGAGCTTAATGATCTGTTAGAGCTTGTACATCCGGAGGTCAAGTTATCCAACATGATATTATCCTCAAAAACAAGAAAGAGTTTATCAAAAATATTAAACGAGCAAGCCAAAACCGAGTTGTTAAGGCATCATAATCTTTTACCTAGAAAGAAGTTGTTGTTTACTGGTCCTCCGGGATCAGGTAAAACTATGTCGGCTAGCGCGCTGGCCAGTGAACTTGGTATTCCCTTATTTATTATTAGATTAGATGGTTTGATTAGCAAGTATATGGGTGAGTCAATTGCTAAATTGAGACTTATCTTTAATACCATGCATAAATTTAGAGCGATTTATCTTTTTGATGAGTTCGATAGCATTGGAACCACCCGAACAAGCGTAAACGAGGTAGGGGAAATAAAAAGAGTCTTAAATAGCTTTCTCCTACAAATTGAAAAAGACGACTCAAATAGTTTGATAATAGCTGCTACGAACCTTCCTGAGTTTTTGGATCCAGCACTTTTTAGGCGTTTCGATGACATAATTGTTTATACATTACCTGAGCCACCTGAAATTCGTGAGTTATATTCAAAAAGGCTAAATGAGCTTAATTTGTGTGAAAACTTTAATCTTGATCGAATTACGAAAGAATCAATTGGCTTGAGTTATTCAGATATATCTAGGATTTGTGAAGATTTAGCAAAAGATGTTTTGGTATATGGGATGGATGAAATTTCCGAGGATAGTTTTTGTGAATCAATCAGCCACCGACGGAAACCATTTTAA
- a CDS encoding S8 family peptidase, producing MPQFVRDHIILNERTAQLPYTAITTGRSKVNPRINLNRQAQGQKIQNEFNEAVGIFEVLAPESEFVYIVFKSAPGFLLDIDKFEDAKLNYRLASYKRISGEVAEDDVYEATVCLNPKAIAKFLKKVEEYINEDTRGGNPKHQNLIANLESIRSASLKSFWQEPELPFPEEDSLVWWEIWIYKNPLLDIDSQLEETYELLENSNIQLGQKKHLSFPEHLVILAYGSASQLGNSILYTDKLSELRKPKETADFFTYLEKHEQADWIEDLNGRIENFQFMGEVSVCLLDTGVNIAHPLLTDFVPEAHLDTVNPNWSKSDTHPQGHGTPMAGLILFGDLTDAFDGFQQFEIFHNFESVKIIEPNQPNIPELYGAITQEAIARAEIINPNFKRIICMAVTSEKVGHLGRPSSWSAAIDQQVFGNLEVRNENSLLFISSGNLPIDQRINTPLINDTCSIEDPAQSFNAITVGAYTLKDNLDLEQFPGAVLLAQRGAMAPCNTTSISWQQEWPRKPDIVMEGGNHGIFDEQLIDHDSLAVLSTSKGGLGRSWLTAFGDTSASTALASKFAAELYHSYSNYWPETIRALLVHSADWTPEMLGGHQISELTTRQKSNLIATVGYGVPNMTKARYSANNSLSLIIERSLKPYKLDNGTVKTNEYHLIDLPWPVEALQELLAIDVQLKVTLSYFVEPNPGNRQYELAASYRSHGLRFKMIDTNESEDAFAARVSKAARNEEYIAEGNDHWILGSQVRNKGSIHKDIWKGTAADLATRNKIAIYPVGGWWKNRKKLERYEQTIRYSLVVTIDTPDIDIDIYTPVSLQVPVIV from the coding sequence ATGCCTCAATTCGTACGTGACCACATTATTCTAAATGAAAGAACAGCACAACTGCCTTACACTGCTATTACCACCGGAAGGAGTAAGGTAAATCCCCGAATAAATCTTAACCGCCAAGCCCAGGGACAGAAAATACAAAATGAATTTAATGAAGCCGTAGGCATTTTCGAAGTTCTAGCCCCCGAAAGTGAATTTGTCTACATCGTATTTAAATCAGCGCCAGGTTTTTTATTAGATATTGATAAATTTGAGGATGCAAAACTTAACTATCGTCTTGCCTCTTACAAAAGAATTTCCGGAGAAGTTGCAGAAGATGATGTTTATGAGGCCACTGTATGCCTTAATCCCAAAGCAATTGCAAAATTTCTGAAGAAAGTAGAAGAATACATCAATGAGGATACTCGTGGTGGAAATCCAAAGCATCAAAACCTGATAGCTAACTTAGAATCTATCAGGAGTGCAAGCTTGAAAAGCTTCTGGCAAGAGCCTGAGCTTCCATTCCCCGAAGAAGACAGTCTAGTATGGTGGGAAATATGGATCTATAAAAACCCTTTGCTCGATATTGATTCCCAATTAGAAGAAACCTATGAACTTTTAGAAAACTCTAATATTCAACTTGGACAAAAGAAACATTTGTCTTTTCCCGAGCACCTAGTAATTTTAGCCTATGGAAGTGCATCTCAGCTTGGAAATTCCATATTATACACGGATAAATTATCTGAATTAAGGAAGCCAAAGGAAACCGCTGATTTTTTTACCTATCTTGAAAAACACGAACAAGCTGATTGGATTGAGGACTTAAACGGGCGGATAGAAAATTTTCAGTTCATGGGAGAAGTTTCAGTTTGCCTATTAGACACTGGAGTTAATATTGCCCACCCACTGCTTACCGATTTTGTGCCTGAAGCTCATCTAGATACTGTAAATCCTAATTGGTCGAAAAGCGATACGCACCCGCAGGGACATGGAACTCCTATGGCAGGACTAATTTTATTTGGTGACCTTACTGATGCGTTTGATGGATTCCAGCAATTCGAAATATTTCATAACTTCGAGAGTGTAAAAATTATTGAACCTAATCAGCCTAATATACCAGAATTATATGGCGCTATAACTCAGGAGGCTATTGCCCGTGCAGAAATAATTAACCCCAACTTTAAGCGGATAATTTGCATGGCTGTTACCAGCGAAAAAGTAGGACATCTAGGTCGACCATCTTCTTGGTCGGCAGCTATTGATCAGCAAGTTTTTGGAAATCTTGAAGTACGGAACGAAAATAGTCTTCTGTTTATTTCCTCAGGAAATCTTCCTATTGATCAACGTATAAACACTCCATTGATCAATGACACATGTTCTATTGAAGATCCTGCACAATCTTTCAATGCTATTACCGTAGGCGCATATACCTTAAAGGATAATTTAGATTTAGAGCAATTCCCAGGAGCAGTCTTACTTGCTCAAAGAGGAGCAATGGCTCCATGCAATACCACATCAATTTCATGGCAACAGGAGTGGCCCAGAAAACCAGATATCGTAATGGAAGGTGGGAATCATGGTATTTTTGATGAACAACTGATTGATCACGATTCCTTAGCTGTTTTATCCACGTCGAAGGGGGGACTTGGTAGATCATGGTTGACAGCATTTGGTGATACTAGTGCTTCAACAGCATTAGCAAGCAAGTTTGCTGCAGAGCTGTATCATTCCTATTCTAATTATTGGCCAGAGACTATTCGAGCACTTTTAGTGCATTCCGCTGATTGGACTCCAGAAATGCTTGGTGGTCATCAAATTTCTGAGCTGACGACACGACAAAAGTCGAATTTAATTGCTACTGTTGGGTATGGTGTTCCAAATATGACGAAGGCACGTTATAGCGCAAATAATTCCTTATCATTAATCATAGAGCGGAGTTTAAAACCTTATAAGTTAGATAATGGTACCGTCAAAACTAATGAATATCACTTGATTGATTTACCTTGGCCGGTTGAGGCGCTACAAGAGTTACTCGCAATTGATGTGCAGCTTAAAGTGACATTATCTTACTTTGTAGAACCAAATCCTGGAAACCGACAGTATGAACTTGCGGCAAGCTATCGTTCGCACGGACTTCGATTCAAAATGATAGATACTAATGAAAGCGAAGACGCATTTGCCGCTCGAGTAAGCAAGGCTGCTAGGAACGAAGAATATATTGCGGAAGGGAATGACCATTGGATTCTTGGCTCGCAGGTCAGAAATAAGGGGTCTATCCATAAAGACATATGGAAAGGTACAGCAGCTGATCTTGCAACGAGAAATAAGATTGCTATTTATCCGGTAGGTGGATGGTGGAAAAACAGAAAAAAATTAGAACGTTATGAACAAACCATTCGCTATAGTCTAGTAGTAACTATTGATACACCCGATATTGATATCGATATATATACGCCAGTAAGTTTACAAGTTCCAGTAATAGTTTGA
- a CDS encoding winged helix-turn-helix transcriptional regulator, with the protein MESKNTVTSDNACVLQEILKIIGGKWSMSIVYILFSGTHRFSQLEKSIPHINTRMLIKELKTLASFDIVSRKVYATVPPTVEYTLTEKGKMSKPIIDDIYEWGKVNL; encoded by the coding sequence ATGGAAAGTAAAAATACCGTCACATCTGATAATGCATGTGTTTTACAAGAAATCTTGAAAATTATTGGCGGCAAATGGTCGATGTCAATTGTGTATATCTTATTCTCAGGCACTCATAGGTTTAGTCAGCTAGAAAAATCCATCCCACATATAAATACCAGAATGCTTATCAAAGAGTTAAAAACATTGGCCAGCTTTGATATTGTTTCTAGAAAAGTTTATGCTACGGTTCCTCCAACTGTAGAATATACCTTAACAGAAAAAGGAAAGATGTCGAAGCCTATAATTGATGATATCTATGAATGGGGCAAAGTAAATTTGTGA
- a CDS encoding site-specific integrase gives MSTNYSLSFFLKKPKNDKGQPRPIYMRITVDKEQRDISIGRDIEPSRWNSSAYRAKGTREEARTLNAYVETVMQKVLEIHHTMVRNRTKVTAEAIKLKFLGRDIPQKMLLDVFSEHNAQMKSLIGNGFKPNTLKGYTTSFSHISVYLKQELSLDDIEVRNIDHAFVAGYAFFLRSRLGCSEVSAAKYIKHFRKITKICIAHRWIENDPFAFYKNKAKARPKEFLTKDELARIENKVFGIARLEQVRDIFVFCCYTGLSYADVQKLRHSDVAKGVDGKLWILTSREKTETSSNIPLLATPLQIIDRYRDYPPSAARNLLLPVLSNQKMNAYLKEIADLCGVDKEITFHLSRHTFATTVTLANNVPIETVSKMLGHTDIKTTQHYAKLLDTRVAHDMAKLDKKLNK, from the coding sequence ATGAGTACAAATTATTCCTTGAGCTTTTTCCTGAAAAAGCCAAAAAATGACAAGGGGCAACCGCGCCCAATTTACATGCGCATCACCGTAGACAAAGAGCAGCGAGACATCTCTATCGGCCGAGACATCGAGCCTTCTAGATGGAACTCATCAGCCTACCGAGCCAAAGGGACAAGAGAAGAGGCGCGAACACTGAACGCTTATGTGGAAACGGTCATGCAAAAGGTTTTGGAGATCCACCACACGATGGTTAGGAATCGAACCAAAGTCACTGCTGAGGCGATAAAGCTCAAATTTCTTGGCCGCGATATTCCGCAAAAAATGTTACTTGACGTTTTTTCTGAGCATAATGCGCAGATGAAATCGCTGATCGGTAATGGATTTAAACCAAACACCTTAAAAGGATACACAACATCCTTCAGTCACATCAGCGTCTATTTAAAACAAGAGCTTTCTCTGGATGACATCGAAGTGCGCAATATCGACCACGCCTTTGTTGCTGGTTATGCATTCTTTCTGCGCTCTCGCTTGGGTTGCTCAGAAGTGTCGGCCGCAAAATATATCAAGCATTTTCGCAAGATCACCAAGATCTGCATTGCCCATCGCTGGATCGAGAACGATCCATTTGCATTTTACAAGAACAAGGCAAAGGCAAGACCGAAGGAGTTTCTCACCAAGGACGAGCTTGCGCGTATCGAAAACAAGGTGTTTGGAATTGCAAGACTCGAGCAGGTACGCGATATATTCGTTTTCTGCTGTTATACCGGACTATCGTATGCGGATGTCCAGAAGCTCCGGCATTCGGACGTTGCCAAGGGCGTGGACGGAAAACTTTGGATACTCACCAGCAGAGAGAAAACCGAAACTTCGTCCAATATCCCGCTATTGGCAACACCGCTACAGATCATAGATCGTTACCGGGATTATCCACCTTCGGCAGCCAGAAATCTGCTTCTTCCGGTGCTCAGCAACCAAAAGATGAACGCTTACCTTAAGGAGATCGCTGATTTATGCGGAGTTGATAAAGAAATCACCTTTCATCTGTCAAGGCATACGTTTGCAACAACGGTAACCTTGGCGAACAATGTGCCCATAGAGACCGTTTCCAAAATGCTAGGGCACACTGATATTAAGACCACACAGCATTATGCCAAGTTGCTAGATACGCGTGTTGCGCATGACATGGCAAAACTGGATAAAAAACTGAATAAGTAA
- a CDS encoding helix-turn-helix domain-containing protein: MYDASNSPSVQDIADSLKISRATCYRYLKAHEHIF, from the coding sequence TTGTATGATGCAAGCAATAGCCCTTCTGTGCAAGACATAGCAGATAGTTTGAAAATAAGCCGAGCAACATGTTACAGGTATTTAAAAGCACACGAACATATATTCTAA